Proteins found in one Thermaerobacter subterraneus DSM 13965 genomic segment:
- a CDS encoding transposase — translation MRERYWAARTRRERTEILNEVQQVCGYHRKYAIRVLRQATPPAPAKRRRKRALRYLEALPVIARVWEALDYPCAERLHPVLLPMAEHLAAHGEVVLTGAVRDALRQISRATLARRLAAMPSPKPRRRLPRPRPGLLQSQIPMATYDWDEARPGALEVDLVEHNGGSTAGQYAYTLSMVDIVTGWSRRRALLGRSQRAVHEAIQDLIAQWPYPVWGLHTDNGAEFVNHHLHRYAEAHHLTFTRSRPYRKNDNAHVEQRNRQLVREIVGYARYDRPEQVEQLNRLYARLDLYANLFLPTRKLKNKVREGARVRKSYDAARPPLDRILERDVLSPEERARWLALRQSLNPLKLHRELDDLIAGLQQPPETTMSAD, via the coding sequence ATGCGAGAACGGTATTGGGCGGCCCGAACCCGCCGGGAACGCACCGAGATCCTGAACGAAGTCCAGCAAGTCTGTGGGTATCACCGCAAGTACGCGATCCGGGTCCTCCGACAGGCTACGCCGCCGGCCCCGGCCAAGCGCCGTCGCAAGCGGGCCCTGCGCTACCTGGAGGCCTTGCCGGTCATCGCGCGGGTCTGGGAAGCGCTGGACTACCCTTGCGCCGAACGGCTTCACCCGGTCCTCTTGCCCATGGCCGAGCACCTGGCCGCCCATGGGGAAGTGGTCCTCACCGGGGCCGTTCGCGACGCCCTTCGGCAGATCAGCCGCGCCACCCTGGCCCGCCGCCTCGCTGCGATGCCCTCGCCCAAGCCGCGCCGTCGGCTTCCTCGTCCGCGACCGGGGCTGCTGCAAAGCCAGATCCCCATGGCCACCTACGACTGGGACGAAGCCCGGCCCGGGGCCTTGGAGGTCGATCTGGTCGAACATAACGGCGGCTCGACCGCCGGCCAGTACGCGTACACCCTCAGCATGGTCGACATCGTGACGGGCTGGAGCCGCCGCCGCGCCTTGCTCGGCCGAAGCCAGCGCGCCGTCCACGAAGCCATCCAGGACCTGATCGCCCAATGGCCCTATCCCGTCTGGGGCCTGCACACCGACAACGGCGCGGAGTTCGTCAACCATCACCTGCACCGGTACGCCGAAGCGCACCACCTGACGTTCACCCGCAGCCGCCCCTATCGCAAGAACGACAACGCCCACGTCGAGCAGCGCAACCGCCAGCTGGTCCGGGAGATCGTCGGCTATGCCCGCTACGACCGCCCCGAGCAGGTCGAACAGCTCAACCGGCTCTACGCCCGCTTGGACCTCTACGCCAACCTGTTCCTCCCAACCCGGAAGCTCAAGAACAAGGTCCGGGAGGGCGCCCGGGTGCGCAAATCCTACGACGCCGCCCGGCCCCCGCTGGATCGCATCCTCGAGCGCGACGTGCTCTCGCCCGAGGAACGGGCGCGCTGGCTGGCCCTTCGCCAGTCTCTCAACCCCCTAAAGCTCCATCGGGAGCTGGACGACCTGATCGCTGGCCTCCAGCAACCCCCGGAAACGACCATGTCCGCCGATTGA
- a CDS encoding L-lactate dehydrogenase, which translates to MTANPPGHRLGVVGCGAVGSTFAYTALIRGLAQELVLIDTNREKALGDALDMSHGAPFLPPCRVVAGDYPDLAGCQVVVIAAGVGQRPGETRLQLLQRNAQVMAEVVPAIVRHAPDAILLVATNPVDILAYQAHKISGLPVERVVGSGTLLDSARFRYRIGQELGIHPRSIHAYIIGEHGDSEVPVWSGATVAGTRLGDRPPLGLSPEQRQAIFAETRDAAYQIIAAKGATYYAIALALARICEAILGDENSVLTVSTLVPQYGVYMGVPCVVGRHGARGPLPLTLSPEEAQALDRSAAILRETLQALGL; encoded by the coding sequence ATGACCGCGAACCCCCCGGGGCACCGGCTGGGGGTAGTGGGTTGCGGTGCGGTGGGTTCGACTTTCGCGTATACGGCTCTCATCCGGGGGCTGGCCCAGGAACTGGTGCTGATCGACACCAACCGGGAGAAAGCCCTGGGCGATGCGCTGGACATGAGCCACGGCGCGCCCTTCCTGCCCCCCTGCCGTGTGGTGGCCGGGGACTACCCAGACCTGGCGGGTTGTCAGGTTGTGGTCATTGCCGCGGGGGTGGGGCAGCGGCCGGGGGAGACCCGGCTCCAGCTCCTGCAGCGGAACGCCCAGGTGATGGCGGAGGTGGTGCCGGCGATCGTACGGCACGCCCCTGACGCCATCCTCCTGGTGGCGACCAATCCGGTGGATATCCTGGCCTACCAGGCCCACAAGATCTCCGGCCTCCCGGTGGAGCGGGTAGTGGGGTCCGGGACGCTCCTGGACTCGGCCCGGTTCCGGTACCGGATCGGCCAGGAACTGGGCATCCACCCCCGGAGCATCCACGCCTATATCATCGGCGAGCACGGGGACTCCGAGGTACCCGTCTGGTCCGGCGCCACGGTGGCCGGAACCCGCTTGGGGGACCGGCCACCGCTGGGTCTCTCCCCGGAGCAGCGCCAGGCGATCTTCGCCGAGACCCGGGATGCCGCCTATCAGATCATCGCCGCCAAGGGGGCGACCTACTACGCCATCGCCCTGGCCCTGGCGCGGATTTGTGAAGCGATCCTCGGCGACGAGAACAGTGTGCTGACCGTCTCCACCCTGGTGCCCCAATACGGGGTTTACATGGGGGTGCCCTGCGTGGTGGGCCGGCACGGCGCCCGGGGCCCCTTGCCCTTGACTCTGAGCCCGGAGGAGGCGCAGGCCCTGGACCGGTCCGCTGCGATCCTGCGGGAGACCCTCCAGGCCCTGGGGCTGTGA
- a CDS encoding aminoglycoside adenylyltransferase domain-containing protein: MRWPDCPPAVRDTVSAFVDISRLVLGPDFVGVYLHGSLALGGFNPCRSDVDLLVVSQRDSGPAFRRALASWLLEWSGNPYPFEVHVLQLADLHPWRHPAPFTFHYSEAWRERVRDVVARGLDPRDVMPLVDPDLAAHVTVVRARGIALCGEPIERVFPAVPPADYRAAILSDVADPLAAVTADPVYTVLNLCRITRYLLDGSVTGKAEAGEWAAGTFPEPHRQVVAQALAVYRGEAVAMGLPSERLGDFVRYVAPRLGLAPRNAWKRVSWKRDQETRS, encoded by the coding sequence ATGCGATGGCCTGACTGTCCGCCCGCCGTTCGTGACACTGTCAGTGCCTTTGTAGACATTTCGCGGCTTGTGCTGGGCCCGGATTTCGTGGGAGTGTACCTGCACGGTTCACTGGCTCTCGGCGGTTTCAATCCCTGCCGCAGCGACGTGGACCTCCTGGTGGTGAGCCAGCGCGATTCAGGTCCCGCCTTTCGGCGGGCGTTGGCATCCTGGCTGCTCGAATGGTCAGGGAATCCGTATCCTTTCGAGGTTCATGTGTTACAGCTAGCAGACCTCCACCCTTGGCGTCATCCCGCCCCGTTTACCTTCCACTACAGTGAGGCCTGGCGAGAGCGGGTGCGCGACGTTGTCGCCCGGGGTCTCGATCCCCGGGACGTCATGCCTCTTGTAGACCCGGACCTGGCCGCCCATGTGACCGTTGTGCGGGCACGGGGGATTGCCCTCTGTGGGGAGCCTATCGAAAGGGTGTTTCCGGCCGTTCCACCGGCCGATTACCGGGCGGCCATCCTGTCGGACGTAGCCGATCCACTGGCGGCTGTCACCGCGGACCCCGTCTACACGGTTCTCAACCTGTGCCGTATCACCCGCTACTTGCTGGATGGCAGCGTTACCGGTAAGGCCGAGGCCGGAGAGTGGGCGGCGGGAACATTTCCCGAGCCTCACCGGCAGGTGGTGGCTCAAGCACTGGCGGTGTACCGGGGCGAGGCCGTTGCCATGGGACTACCGTCCGAGCGCCTTGGCGACTTTGTGCGGTACGTGGCGCCGCGGTTGGGTTTGGCTCCACGGAACGCTTGGAAAAGGGTGTCATGGAAACGGGATCAGGAGACACGTTCATGA
- a CDS encoding short-chain dehydrogenase encodes MKEGHNRLHALVVGGTGMLRCVSLELAARGHVVSVVARRQSRLAALVRAAAGRKGTIYPIALDYRDTGALETALADARSRFGPFELAVAWIHSTAPAAPLTVARLVGSPERPGRFFHVLGRAAADPSRPDPERRAMFASLPNIRYREVILGFVLEGRRSRWLTHEEISAGVLAAVDADRPRFIVGTVEPWDLRP; translated from the coding sequence ATGAAAGAAGGGCACAACCGCCTCCATGCCCTCGTTGTGGGCGGCACCGGAATGCTGCGGTGTGTCTCGTTAGAACTGGCCGCCCGCGGTCACGTCGTGTCGGTGGTGGCGCGGCGGCAGAGCCGGCTCGCCGCGCTGGTCCGGGCCGCGGCCGGCCGGAAGGGGACCATCTACCCCATCGCCCTCGACTACCGTGACACCGGCGCCCTTGAGACCGCCCTAGCCGATGCCCGGTCCCGCTTCGGCCCCTTCGAGCTAGCCGTCGCCTGGATCCATAGCACCGCGCCCGCCGCTCCCCTGACGGTGGCGCGCCTGGTTGGGAGCCCGGAGCGCCCCGGGCGCTTCTTCCACGTCCTGGGCAGGGCCGCGGCCGATCCCTCCCGGCCCGACCCCGAGCGGCGGGCCATGTTCGCATCCCTGCCCAACATCCGGTACCGGGAGGTCATCCTGGGCTTCGTCCTGGAGGGCCGGCGCTCACGCTGGCTCACCCACGAGGAGATCTCCGCCGGCGTGCTCGCGGCCGTTGATGCCGACCGGCCCCGGTTCATCGTCGGAACCGTGGAGCCGTGGGATCTGCGGCCGTGA
- a CDS encoding IS256 family transposase: MTADFKMALLELLRKHQGEPEADALREGLRWLAQKLMELEVSELVGAERYERTETRKTYRNGYRVRPWETRLGSIELKIPKLRKGSYFPSLLERRRRAEKALVAVIQEAYVHGVSTRKVDELVRALGLDGVSKREVSRLCAELDERMERFRNRPLEGEYPYLWLDAKAIKVRQDGRVVNMAAVVAVGVKASGEREVLGSDVGAAETYEFSQAFLRSLVARGLRGVRLAISDAHEGLKRAIADVLTGASWQRCRVHFMRNLLARVPKYAQPAVAAQVRSIFAQPDAVTARQRLQQVADELGARYPKVAALLHEAENDVLAYMAFPAEHWRRIHSTNVLERLNRELARRCDVVGIFPNVAAALRLLGAVLEEQHDEWIASRKDFSPASMAKLAPADPSTERDNLEEVVRGS; this comes from the coding sequence GTGACCGCTGACTTCAAGATGGCACTTCTCGAGCTTTTGCGCAAACACCAAGGCGAACCCGAAGCCGATGCCTTGCGCGAAGGACTTCGCTGGCTGGCCCAAAAGCTCATGGAGCTTGAGGTGAGCGAGCTTGTGGGCGCCGAACGGTACGAGCGCACCGAAACGCGCAAGACCTACCGGAACGGGTATCGGGTCCGCCCCTGGGAGACCCGCCTCGGCTCCATCGAGCTGAAAATTCCCAAGCTCCGCAAGGGGTCCTACTTCCCCAGCCTGCTGGAGCGGCGCCGGCGCGCCGAGAAGGCCCTGGTGGCCGTCATTCAAGAGGCCTACGTCCACGGGGTGAGCACCCGGAAGGTCGACGAGCTGGTGCGGGCCCTGGGGCTGGATGGGGTCAGCAAGCGCGAGGTCTCTCGGCTCTGTGCCGAACTGGACGAGCGGATGGAGCGCTTTCGCAACCGCCCGTTGGAAGGCGAATACCCCTACCTCTGGCTCGACGCCAAGGCCATCAAGGTCCGCCAGGACGGCCGGGTGGTGAACATGGCCGCCGTCGTGGCCGTTGGGGTGAAGGCGAGCGGCGAGCGAGAGGTGCTGGGCTCCGACGTGGGGGCGGCGGAGACGTACGAGTTCTCGCAGGCCTTTTTGCGGAGCCTGGTGGCGCGGGGGCTGCGGGGCGTGCGGCTCGCCATCTCCGACGCCCACGAGGGCCTGAAGCGGGCCATTGCCGACGTGCTGACGGGGGCGAGCTGGCAGCGGTGCCGGGTTCACTTCATGCGGAACCTCCTGGCCCGGGTCCCCAAGTACGCCCAGCCGGCGGTGGCCGCCCAGGTCCGCAGCATCTTCGCCCAGCCGGACGCGGTCACGGCCCGGCAGCGGCTCCAGCAGGTGGCCGACGAACTGGGGGCACGGTACCCCAAGGTCGCAGCGTTGTTGCACGAGGCCGAGAACGACGTCTTGGCCTACATGGCCTTCCCAGCCGAACATTGGCGACGGATCCACTCCACCAACGTCCTGGAGCGCTTGAACCGGGAACTGGCGCGACGGTGTGACGTCGTGGGGATCTTCCCGAACGTGGCTGCCGCGTTACGACTCCTGGGCGCCGTCCTCGAAGAGCAGCACGACGAATGGATCGCCTCCCGCAAGGACTTCAGTCCCGCATCGATGGCGAAGCTGGCGCCAGCGGACCCGTCTACGGAAAGGGACAATCTGGAGGAGGTGGTGAGGGGTTCCTGA
- a CDS encoding thiamine pyrophosphate-binding protein produces MATDRMTVADYVAGELAAWDVPYVFGVPGDSVIPLLEALRQKQRPRFIPTRHEGAAALMASAYAKLSGRAAACVSDAGPGAIQMLNGVYDAALDRVPLLALTGGLPTRKVATHWPQDANLDLVYTDATVFNHTLTAAPQVTRILPAALRAAHERPGPARVGLPVDLQREEVAGAKTTGKPDYLTRQPAPDARDLDAALHLLRTAARPVILAGRGARPARQAVLALAEQLDAPVLCTLPGLGAVPGEHAHYCGVIGEAGTQAAADVLGAADVALVVGSTWWQPAFVPRGLKVIQVDSRRAHLGMTFPVEVALPGTAEAVLGALRDGLRAQERPGWRAFWVRARAGWHEELRRADAAAEGHGEGVHPAALMTTLAGVLDPEAVICVDTGQHTYWFGRYFFPDRHTVLVSGHWRTVGFALPAAIGAALAAPRRPVVALAGDGGLGMTLTEFTTAVREKLPITVIVCNDGRYAEEEELQARARVQPFGTRFVNPDFAAFAETAGGRGIRVERVRELEPTLERALRVDGPVLVDVRVAPVIYERPKPVAARDPWAARTETEAREAATGTASDEIGRDGDPHHEGDGAGASAAAGREPIARRLWGRGRQRERAPEKV; encoded by the coding sequence ATGGCAACCGACCGCATGACCGTCGCCGACTACGTCGCCGGCGAGCTGGCGGCCTGGGACGTGCCTTACGTGTTCGGGGTGCCGGGGGACTCGGTCATCCCGCTGCTGGAGGCCTTGCGCCAGAAACAGCGGCCCCGGTTCATCCCCACCCGCCACGAGGGCGCGGCGGCCCTGATGGCCTCGGCGTACGCCAAGTTGAGCGGGCGGGCCGCGGCCTGCGTCAGCGATGCCGGGCCGGGGGCGATCCAGATGCTCAACGGCGTCTACGACGCGGCCCTGGACCGGGTACCCCTGCTGGCGCTGACGGGAGGGCTGCCGACCCGTAAGGTGGCCACCCACTGGCCCCAGGACGCCAACCTCGACCTCGTGTACACGGACGCCACGGTCTTCAACCACACCCTGACCGCGGCCCCGCAGGTGACCCGCATCCTGCCGGCGGCCCTGCGGGCCGCCCACGAGCGGCCGGGCCCGGCGCGGGTGGGCCTGCCCGTGGACCTGCAGCGGGAGGAGGTGGCCGGCGCCAAGACGACCGGCAAGCCCGACTACCTGACCAGGCAGCCCGCGCCCGATGCCCGGGACCTGGACGCGGCCCTGCACCTGCTGCGCACCGCCGCCCGGCCGGTGATCCTGGCGGGCCGGGGAGCGCGGCCGGCGCGGCAGGCGGTGCTGGCGCTGGCCGAGCAGCTCGATGCGCCGGTCCTTTGCACCTTGCCCGGACTCGGCGCCGTCCCGGGGGAGCACGCCCACTATTGCGGCGTCATCGGCGAGGCGGGGACCCAGGCCGCGGCCGACGTGCTGGGCGCGGCCGACGTGGCGCTGGTGGTGGGCAGCACCTGGTGGCAGCCCGCCTTCGTCCCCCGGGGGCTGAAGGTAATCCAGGTGGACAGCCGCCGGGCCCACCTGGGCATGACCTTCCCGGTCGAAGTGGCCCTGCCCGGGACGGCCGAAGCCGTGCTGGGCGCGCTCCGGGACGGGCTCAGGGCCCAGGAGCGGCCCGGCTGGCGCGCCTTCTGGGTGCGGGCGCGGGCAGGCTGGCACGAGGAGCTGCGCCGGGCCGACGCCGCCGCCGAGGGGCACGGGGAGGGCGTGCACCCCGCCGCCCTGATGACGACCCTGGCCGGCGTCCTCGACCCCGAGGCGGTGATCTGCGTCGATACCGGCCAGCACACCTACTGGTTCGGGCGCTACTTCTTCCCCGACCGCCACACGGTCCTGGTGTCGGGCCACTGGCGGACGGTGGGCTTCGCCCTGCCGGCGGCCATCGGCGCGGCCCTGGCCGCCCCGCGCCGGCCGGTGGTGGCCCTGGCCGGGGACGGCGGCCTGGGCATGACCCTGACCGAGTTCACCACCGCCGTGCGCGAGAAGCTGCCGATCACCGTGATCGTCTGCAACGACGGTCGCTACGCCGAGGAGGAAGAGCTGCAGGCGCGGGCCCGGGTGCAACCCTTCGGGACCCGGTTCGTCAACCCGGACTTTGCGGCCTTTGCCGAGACGGCGGGCGGGCGGGGGATCCGGGTCGAACGGGTGCGGGAGCTGGAACCGACCCTGGAGCGGGCGCTGCGGGTCGACGGTCCCGTGCTGGTGGACGTGCGGGTGGCTCCCGTGATCTATGAGCGCCCCAAGCCCGTGGCGGCGCGGGATCCGTGGGCGGCGCGAACGGAGACGGAGGCCCGGGAGGCGGCCACGGGGACGGCGTCGGACGAGATCGGCCGCGACGGGGATCCCCACCACGAAGGGGACGGCGCCGGCGCCTCCGCCGCCGCAGGGCGGGAGCCCATCGCCCGGCGCCTGTGGGGCCGGGGCCGGCAGCGGGAGCGAGCGCCGGAGAAGGTGTAA
- a CDS encoding chitobiase/beta-hexosaminidase C-terminal domain-containing protein, with the protein MFTGPVRLRFHTSEPADVYYTLDGSRIAFQSARYQAAGVRDRPQEIRIDRTTEVAFFAVDVKGLVEKNYKPDGRGRNYNRLRIVIENQGDGEGTGQPASPSTEAVGAGR; encoded by the coding sequence GTGTTCACGGGCCCGGTGCGGCTGCGGTTCCACACCAGCGAACCGGCGGACGTGTACTACACTCTGGACGGGTCCCGCATCGCGTTCCAGTCCGCCCGCTACCAAGCGGCGGGGGTGCGAGACCGGCCCCAGGAGATCCGCATCGACCGGACGACGGAGGTCGCCTTCTTCGCCGTCGACGTCAAGGGCCTGGTGGAGAAGAACTACAAGCCCGACGGCCGGGGTCGCAACTACAACCGCCTGCGGATCGTCATCGAGAACCAAGGGGACGGAGAGGGCACGGGGCAGCCGGCATCGCCTTCGACGGAGGCGGTTGGGGCGGGCCGCTGA
- a CDS encoding GNAT family N-acetyltransferase, with translation MDGLDEANREAGGPDQGDRLTTQSSGPAPDPSVREGFFRNLPVLETPRLILRPLTLDDVDDVYAYASDPEVARYTTWEAHRSLEDSRTFVEAMVRAYRDDRNAPWAMVLRETGRVIGTVDFVAWAPQHARAELGYAMGRSYWGRGLMTEAVCTLVDYGFRRMGLNRIEARCIPENRASARVMEKAGMRHEGLLREVMYSKGRFIDLCLYAILRRDWEAAIAR, from the coding sequence ATGGATGGTTTGGATGAAGCCAACCGGGAGGCCGGTGGACCCGATCAAGGCGACCGGTTGACGACGCAGTCCTCCGGCCCGGCGCCGGACCCCTCCGTTCGTGAAGGATTCTTCCGCAACCTGCCGGTGCTGGAGACGCCCCGCCTGATCCTCCGCCCGTTGACCTTGGACGATGTCGACGACGTCTACGCCTATGCGTCGGACCCGGAGGTGGCCCGGTATACCACCTGGGAGGCCCACCGGAGTCTCGAAGACAGCCGGACCTTCGTGGAAGCCATGGTCCGGGCCTACCGGGACGACCGGAATGCCCCCTGGGCCATGGTCCTGCGGGAGACGGGGCGGGTGATCGGGACCGTGGATTTCGTCGCCTGGGCGCCCCAGCACGCCCGGGCCGAGCTCGGCTACGCCATGGGCCGATCCTACTGGGGCCGCGGCCTGATGACGGAGGCCGTCTGCACCCTCGTTGACTACGGGTTCAGAAGGATGGGGCTCAACCGCATCGAGGCGCGCTGCATCCCGGAGAACCGGGCGTCGGCGCGGGTGATGGAGAAGGCCGGCATGCGGCACGAGGGGCTGCTGCGGGAGGTGATGTACAGCAAGGGGCGGTTCATCGACCTGTGTCTATACGCCATCCTGCGGCGGGATTGGGAGGCCGCGATCGCGCGATGA
- a CDS encoding TIGR02679 domain-containing protein, which yields MRDANPPSHDEIVTIRQVAERSPVPAPSAAAIATPATPGPAAPRPAAVPQGTAAPGGPEDDAGSTDPGPGSGARAAAAFFRRQEAWRGILTAARETCARLGRVGGTVAIAAADEAAWWALASLLGRDPRIPRRRRLVPPTQRREAQPEAVRVALAELDRALRRSRFRCGLLEALEAYFAEPVESRPQRRARELGSWQDFLREAEGWFTSEPARRWWEGVARGEAPGARQVRRDWNRGGDSRAALRRAVWHVARALNELPALQGRPEGPERSSRSSTTPWGATGSAPMAPPSAEPLALFAHRVCGDPHALDPDTPAGRLLLQALTVVLPEAGDLGRGLTSPALRRNVLLEAAGLAADDTSSTVAAFHLRAVLPDPRRAPPRDGSPRPVEAGGAANRDPGWIEDPVAAAACATGTVVVWPLREIRRRPRFFAAGGAAYAVENPQVFQALVDTLVRRREANLSDDEGGPRGGPSLLCTSGRLSLAAVLLLDRLIGRTGPGTPAPHQPARHRATGSDPRLGAGPGPCPERARLYYSGDFDVAGLEIAYSVITRYGAAACPWRMTAADYRHALAATAGDAGARRFDPGERRRLERLRARGFLPELIDEMLAVGHPAYQEGLIDRLLADLLAAVHAGMAIPHPHP from the coding sequence ATGAGGGACGCCAACCCACCCTCGCACGACGAAATCGTCACGATCCGGCAAGTCGCAGAGCGGTCACCGGTTCCGGCCCCGTCGGCGGCGGCGATCGCGACGCCTGCGACACCGGGTCCCGCGGCACCGCGGCCGGCGGCCGTGCCGCAGGGGACGGCGGCACCCGGCGGGCCTGAAGACGACGCCGGTTCAACCGACCCGGGCCCCGGGTCCGGCGCCCGGGCGGCCGCAGCCTTTTTCCGCCGGCAGGAAGCGTGGCGCGGGATCCTGACCGCTGCCCGCGAGACCTGCGCGCGACTGGGCAGGGTCGGTGGCACCGTCGCCATCGCCGCGGCTGACGAAGCCGCCTGGTGGGCCCTGGCGAGCTTGCTGGGCCGCGATCCGCGGATCCCGCGCAGACGGCGGCTCGTCCCCCCGACGCAGCGCCGAGAGGCGCAGCCGGAAGCGGTCCGGGTCGCCCTCGCCGAACTCGACCGGGCGCTCCGACGGAGCCGCTTCCGCTGCGGCCTGCTGGAGGCCCTGGAAGCGTACTTCGCTGAACCCGTGGAGAGCCGGCCGCAACGCCGCGCGCGGGAGCTGGGCTCTTGGCAAGACTTCCTGCGGGAGGCCGAAGGCTGGTTCACCTCGGAACCGGCCCGCCGCTGGTGGGAGGGCGTGGCCCGCGGCGAGGCGCCTGGCGCCCGGCAGGTCCGCCGGGACTGGAATCGCGGGGGCGACTCTCGGGCGGCCCTGCGGCGGGCGGTCTGGCACGTGGCCCGGGCGCTGAACGAGCTACCGGCTTTGCAGGGACGGCCGGAGGGACCCGAACGGTCCTCCCGGTCGTCGACGACCCCATGGGGAGCCACAGGCTCTGCCCCCATGGCGCCACCATCGGCCGAACCGCTGGCCCTCTTCGCCCACCGGGTATGCGGCGATCCCCATGCCCTGGATCCGGATACGCCTGCGGGCCGGCTCCTGCTGCAAGCCCTGACGGTCGTGCTGCCGGAGGCCGGCGACCTCGGCCGCGGCCTGACATCGCCGGCCCTGCGCCGCAACGTGTTGCTGGAGGCGGCCGGCCTCGCCGCCGACGACACTTCCTCCACGGTCGCCGCCTTCCACCTGCGCGCCGTGCTGCCGGACCCTAGGAGGGCGCCGCCTCGCGACGGTTCACCCCGGCCGGTCGAGGCCGGCGGGGCCGCGAACCGGGACCCGGGTTGGATCGAGGACCCGGTGGCCGCAGCGGCTTGCGCCACCGGCACGGTCGTCGTCTGGCCGCTGCGGGAGATCCGCCGGCGGCCTCGCTTCTTCGCCGCCGGTGGCGCCGCCTACGCGGTCGAGAACCCGCAGGTCTTCCAGGCGCTGGTGGATACCCTCGTCCGGCGGCGGGAGGCGAACCTGTCCGATGACGAGGGGGGGCCCCGCGGTGGGCCGTCGTTGCTCTGCACCAGCGGCCGGCTGAGCCTCGCTGCGGTCCTTTTGCTGGATCGCCTCATCGGACGCACAGGCCCCGGCACCCCGGCACCCCATCAACCGGCGCGGCACCGAGCGACCGGATCCGACCCGCGTCTGGGTGCCGGGCCAGGGCCGTGCCCGGAGCGGGCACGACTGTACTACTCGGGCGACTTCGACGTCGCCGGCCTGGAGATCGCCTACAGCGTCATTACCCGCTACGGCGCGGCCGCGTGCCCGTGGCGCATGACCGCCGCCGACTACCGCCATGCCCTGGCCGCGACGGCTGGTGACGCCGGCGCCCGCCGGTTCGACCCCGGCGAGCGCCGGCGCCTTGAGCGCCTACGCGCCCGTGGTTTCCTGCCCGAGCTGATCGACGAGATGCTCGCCGTGGGCCACCCTGCGTACCAGGAGGGCCTGATCGATCGGTTGCTGGCCGATCTCCTGGCGGCGGTCCACGCCGGGATGGCCATCCCCCACCCACACCCCTGA